One genomic segment of Ascaphus truei isolate aAscTru1 chromosome 23, aAscTru1.hap1, whole genome shotgun sequence includes these proteins:
- the LOC142473093 gene encoding keratin, type I cytoskeletal 19-like has translation MSHCKPHKAHHGGSHMSHHGGYGGKGISSSKHSSFGHGCGYGSVHGGSSHGSHFSSFGGNGGSKNDGLFGINEKETMQLLNDRLSSYLERVNSLEQENAELERKICEWYANNAPSSSPDFSQYYSVIQELQCQIAAATVGNAGIVLQIDNARLAIDDFRNKYETEVSMRNNVEADANGLRRVLEGLNMERCDLEMQVQGLQDELQQMRSNHEEEVNSLRAQLGARVNVEVNAAPSADLNGALSEIREQYENMMERNMREVENMFLQRSEELNQQVASGSEQLESVQSEVTELKRCAQSLEIELQSQLSMKSALEGSLAETQAGYSSQLSQLQGMINNVEGQLGQIRSDLENQNYEYRLLMDQKTHLEMEIATYKRLLDGQDMHIPQCHSTGGSHGSHHSNSGHQSTEHGQKASC, from the exons ATGAGCCACTGCAAACCCCATAAAGCCCATCATGGAGGCTCCCACATGTCCCATCATGGAGGATACGGAGGTAAAGGAATTTCCAGCTCCAAACACTCCTCATTCGGCCATGGATGTGGCTATGGAAGTGTACATGGTGGCTCTAGTCATGGAAGCCACTTTAGCAGCTTTGGGGGCAACGGTGGTTCTAAGAATGATGGCCTGTTCGGCATCAATGAGAAGGAAACCATGCAGCTTCTGAATGACCGACTTTCATCTTACCTGGAGAGAGTGAACTCACTGGAGCAAGAAAATGCCGAACTGGAGAGAAAGATCTGTGAGTGGTATGCAAACAATGCCCCCAGCTCATCCCCTGACTTCAGTCAGTACTACAGTGTTATTCAGGAGCTCCAGTGTCAG ATCGCTGCAGCCACtgtggggaatgcagggattgtTCTGCAGATAGACAATGCCCGACTGGCTATAGATGACTTCAGAAACAA GTATGAGACAGAGGTCAGTATGAGGAACAATGTTGAGGCGGATGCGAATGGTCTGCGCAGAGTCCTGGAAGGGCTGAACATGGAGAGGTGTGACCTGGAGATGCAAGTTCAAGGCCTCCAGGATGAACTGCAGCAAATGAGGAGTAACCATGAAGAG GAGGTGAACTCTCTCCGCGCTCAGCTGGGCGCCAGAGTCAACGTGGAAGTGAACGCTGCTCCATCTGCGGATTTGAACGGAGCCTTGTCCGAGATCCGAGAGCAATATGAAAACATGATGGAGAGGAACATGAGGGAGGTTGAGAACATGTTCCTTCAAAGG AGTGAGGAACTGAATCAGCAGGTGGCGTCCGGTTCTGAACAGCTGGAGTCAGTTCAAAGTGAGGTCACCGAGTTGAAGCGCTGTGCGCAGAGCCTGGAGATTGAGCTTCAGAGCCAGCTGAGCATG AAATCAGCCCTGGAAGGCAGCTTGGCAGAGACACAGGCCGGTTATAGCTCCCAGCTCAGCCAGTTACAGGGCATGATCAACAACGTGGAAGGGCAGCTGGGCCAGATCCGATCTGATCTGGAGAACCAGAACTATGAGTACAGGCTTCTCATGGACCAGAAGACACATCTGGAGATGGAGATTGCCACATACAAACGCCTGCTGGATGGACAGGACATGCA CATTCCCCAGTGCCATTCCACAGGAGGCAGCCATG GATCTCACCACAGCAATTCAGGTCACCAATCCACAGAACATGGCCAGAAAGCCAGCTGTTAG